The Thermosynechococcus sp. genome has a segment encoding these proteins:
- the speA gene encoding biosynthetic arginine decarboxylase, whose protein sequence is MALTVTKTSNWTIEDSEQLYRIQGWGEPYFGINAAGHVTVSPKGDRGGSLDLYELVQALQQRNIGLPLLLRFSDILEDRIERLNACFARAIARYGYQGAYKGVFPIKCNQQRHIVEALVRFGQSHQFGLEAGSKPELLIALAMLNTPGALLICNGYKDRSYIETAMLARRLGHTPIIVLEQPEEVTAVIEVSQALGIEPIVGVRAKLSTQGVGRWGTSAGDRAKFGLTVPEILAAVEQLREVGMLNSLQLLHFHIGSQISAISVIKDAIREAGQIYGELVRLGANMQYLDVGGGLGVDYDGSKTNFHASKNYSMQNYASDVVAGIKDACRQRGIPDPILISESGRAIASHQSVLIFNVLGVSEVPKMTPEPATEEEHLIIRNLYDTYQTIDENNYQEAYNDALQFKGEAISLFNFGYLSLPERARAESLFWACCAKILGIARQQEYVPDDLEDLEKIMASIYYINLSVFQSVPDSWAIDQLFPIMPIHRLDEEPTERGILADLTCDSDGKIDQFIDLRDVKSVLELHPLRPGEPYYLGLFLNGAYQEIMGNLHNLFGDTNAVHIRLTPKGYEIEHLVRGDTMQEVLGYVQYQGDALLEKIRCRTEAALAEEQITLAEAQHLLENYERSLRSYTYLCS, encoded by the coding sequence CAGCAATTGGACGATTGAGGACAGCGAGCAACTCTACCGCATTCAGGGGTGGGGCGAACCCTATTTTGGCATTAATGCCGCCGGTCATGTCACCGTCTCACCGAAGGGCGATCGCGGTGGCTCCCTAGATCTCTATGAACTGGTGCAAGCACTCCAGCAGCGCAACATTGGTTTACCGCTCCTTTTGCGCTTCTCTGATATTCTCGAAGACCGCATTGAGCGACTGAATGCCTGCTTTGCCCGAGCCATTGCCCGCTATGGCTATCAGGGCGCCTACAAGGGGGTCTTTCCCATCAAGTGCAATCAACAGCGCCACATCGTTGAAGCCCTCGTGCGCTTTGGTCAGTCCCATCAGTTTGGTCTAGAGGCGGGCTCGAAACCGGAATTGTTGATTGCCTTGGCCATGCTCAACACTCCAGGGGCATTACTGATTTGCAATGGCTATAAGGATCGCAGCTATATTGAAACGGCTATGCTGGCGCGTCGTCTTGGTCATACCCCAATTATTGTTCTCGAGCAACCGGAGGAAGTCACAGCAGTCATTGAAGTGAGTCAGGCCTTGGGCATTGAGCCGATTGTGGGCGTGCGGGCAAAACTGAGCACCCAAGGGGTAGGACGTTGGGGCACCTCCGCTGGCGATCGCGCCAAGTTTGGTCTGACGGTGCCAGAGATTTTAGCGGCAGTCGAGCAACTGCGAGAAGTAGGGATGCTCAATTCCCTGCAACTCTTGCACTTTCACATTGGCTCGCAAATCTCTGCCATTAGCGTCATCAAGGATGCGATTCGCGAGGCGGGGCAGATTTACGGTGAACTGGTACGCCTGGGTGCCAATATGCAGTACTTGGATGTAGGCGGCGGCTTGGGGGTGGACTACGACGGCTCCAAAACCAATTTCCATGCCTCAAAAAACTACAGTATGCAAAACTATGCCAGTGACGTCGTGGCTGGGATTAAGGACGCCTGTCGGCAGCGGGGCATTCCCGATCCGATCCTCATTAGTGAGAGTGGTCGTGCCATTGCCTCCCATCAATCGGTGTTAATTTTCAATGTCTTGGGGGTCAGCGAAGTGCCCAAAATGACCCCCGAACCCGCCACTGAAGAGGAGCACCTCATTATCCGCAACCTCTACGACACGTACCAAACAATTGATGAGAACAACTACCAAGAGGCCTACAACGACGCCCTGCAATTTAAGGGGGAAGCCATCAGTCTCTTTAACTTTGGCTATTTGAGTTTGCCGGAGCGGGCCCGGGCAGAAAGTCTCTTTTGGGCCTGTTGTGCCAAGATCCTCGGCATTGCTCGCCAGCAGGAGTATGTGCCCGACGATCTCGAAGACCTTGAGAAAATCATGGCTTCGATTTACTACATCAATCTATCGGTGTTTCAGTCGGTGCCCGATAGCTGGGCGATCGATCAACTGTTTCCGATTATGCCGATCCACCGTCTTGACGAAGAACCCACGGAACGGGGCATCCTTGCGGATCTCACCTGCGACAGCGACGGCAAAATTGACCAGTTCATTGATCTGCGGGATGTGAAATCAGTCTTGGAACTGCATCCCTTGCGCCCGGGTGAACCCTACTACCTGGGTCTTTTTCTCAACGGTGCCTATCAAGAAATTATGGGCAATCTCCACAATCTTTTTGGGGATACCAATGCCGTCCATATTCGTCTAACCCCCAAAGGCTACGAAATTGAGCACTTGGTGCGGGGCGATACAATGCAAGAAGTCCTAGGCTATGTGCAGTACCAAGGGGATGCTCTGCTGGAAAAAATTCGCTGTCGCACGGAGGCGGCGCTAGCAGAAGAACAAATTACCTTGGCCGAGGCGCAGCACTTGCTAGAAAACTATGAGCGGAGTCTGCGCAGCTACACCTACCTATGCTCCTAG